A single Lolium perenne isolate Kyuss_39 chromosome 6, Kyuss_2.0, whole genome shotgun sequence DNA region contains:
- the LOC127306372 gene encoding uncharacterized WD repeat-containing protein C2A9.03 isoform X2, translated as MYYEFRQNNKSVKSTILHFQLRNLVWATSKHDVYLLSHYSVRHWSALRGVDTEVINVQGHVVPSENHPGSLLEGVSQVQVSTLAVKDNLLVAGGFQGEVICKHLDREGISFCCRTTLDNDAITNAVDIFDTSSGAVHMMVSSNDSSVRDYDMETFQLCKHVQFDWPVNHTSLSPDGKLAVVVGDNPDGLLIDANSGKTLHSMKGHHDYSFTSSWSPDGRTFATGNQDKTCRIWDVRNLSEAVHVLKGNIGAIRSTRFTSDGRFLSMAEAADFVHIFDVQSNYNKRQELDLFGEISGMSFSPDTDALYVGVWDRTYASLLQFSRLYNN; from the exons CTCAGAAATTTAGTATGGGCTACATCCAAGCATGATGTGTACCTCCTTTCACATTACTCAGTCCGTCACTGGTCAGCATTACGTGGTGTGGATACTGAAGTTATTAACGTCCAAGGTCATGTGGTACCAAGCGAG AATCACCCAGGAAGTCTGCTAGAGGGGGTTTCTCAGGTTCAAGTTAGTACCCTGGCGGTCAAGGACAATTTGCTGGTAGCTGGTGGATTTCAAGGGGAGGTAATATGCAAG CACCTTGATCGAGAAGGAATAAGCTTTTGCTGTCGAACAACattggacaatgatgctattaccAATGCAGTTGATATATTCGATACTTCTAG TGGTGCTGTTCATATGATGGTATCGAGTAATGACTCCAGTGTAAGAGACTATGACATGGAGACATTCCAGCTATGCAAGCACGTCCAGTTTGACTGGCCCGTGAAT CATACATCACTGAGTCCAGATGGGAAGCTTGCTGTTGTTGTGGGGGACAATCCTGATGGTTTACTTATTGATGCCAATTCAGGAAAG ACACTTCATTCCATGAAAGGCCATCACGACTACTCATTTACGTCATCCTGGAGCCCTGATGGTAGAACATTTGCTACTGGCAACCAAGACAAGACATGCCGAATTTGGGATGTGAGAAACCTATCGGAAGCCGTCCACGTACTGAAGGGTAATATTGGAGCTATTAGATCAACCCGCTTTACATCAGACGGGCGGTTCCTGTCAATGGCAGAAGCAGCGGACTTCGTCCACATCTTCGACGTCCAGAGCAACTATAACAAAAGGCAAGAGCTGGACTTATTTGGTGAGATATCTGGGATGTCTTTCAGCCCAGACACGGACGCGCTTTATGTGGGCGTGTGGGATAGAACATATGCTAGCCTCCTCCAGTTTAGCCGTCTGTATAACAACTAG